The proteins below come from a single Alkaliphilus sp. B6464 genomic window:
- a CDS encoding type IA DNA topoisomerase: protein MKKLIVAEKPKVALMLAANGRKILGDFKLNGKLITKDNVLKETKQLEQQIKRVGFVENNEYIISFAQGHLVELYQAYDYDQSYKNWRNIPDNFIPNPFKTKVIKGKEGMFNNLEKLMKSTNVSEIINACDSDREGNSIFSIIYTQANCRKPVKRLWTDEHTEKDIIKAFNEMKDGSYYENLTTAGYCRMTSDWILGALLTAKATVELSGGKEILNVGRVQTAVLSEIVRIEELNKNFKSQKYYQVVAKFKTKEGTVYEGVYEENFDDPKKADDFGNVLKNKVGKINNYNVENKNNYSPPLFDQTSLAIYMAKIASLDPDKTLDATQSLYESGHTTYPRTASNYITKSKADDFAEMYSKIASINPFAKKHSFNKNNKRIVDDSKVSSHPAIIPTAELPLLSRLSFDEKMVYEEIVKRAISVNFPAATDRHQTILTGIDGFLFKSTGKKEIEQGWREVYSIITNDTSLPEVKNNEEVSIIGIEKKEVKTQPPKRYTIATIIEFMESCGRKIKDEDMRQLMKEKGIGTGATRANILKGLQDHGYATTKGKSKTLYPTEKGERLINILPVDELKNAEFTGEMEFKLSKVEKGQVSKDEYMKDVVALYNTSISKLKKTDAKIVTKSNGSVGKCPLCESDIVKRKGKFGDFYGCTGWNNGCKFTINKVCGKLLTENQASILLEKGETARVSGLKKKDGSKLPSAKFVLNKQTGEVTLDFN, encoded by the coding sequence ATGAAAAAGTTAATCGTTGCAGAAAAACCAAAGGTTGCCTTAATGTTAGCAGCCAACGGTAGAAAAATTCTTGGCGATTTTAAATTAAATGGAAAGTTAATTACCAAAGATAATGTATTAAAAGAAACAAAACAGTTAGAACAACAAATCAAGAGAGTCGGATTTGTTGAAAATAACGAATATATCATTTCCTTTGCACAAGGTCACTTGGTAGAGTTATACCAAGCATATGACTATGATCAATCATATAAGAACTGGAGAAATATTCCTGATAATTTTATTCCAAATCCTTTTAAAACAAAGGTCATTAAAGGTAAAGAAGGTATGTTTAATAATCTTGAAAAGTTAATGAAATCTACTAATGTATCAGAGATTATTAATGCTTGTGACTCTGATCGTGAAGGTAATAGTATATTTTCAATTATTTATACACAAGCAAATTGCAGAAAACCTGTAAAAAGACTATGGACAGATGAACATACAGAAAAGGATATTATTAAAGCATTTAATGAAATGAAAGATGGAAGTTACTATGAGAATTTAACTACAGCAGGGTATTGTAGAATGACTTCTGATTGGATACTAGGTGCTTTACTGACTGCTAAAGCAACAGTTGAACTTAGTGGTGGCAAGGAAATTCTTAATGTAGGTAGAGTGCAAACTGCTGTACTTTCTGAAATTGTAAGGATTGAAGAACTCAACAAAAACTTTAAATCGCAAAAATATTACCAAGTTGTTGCTAAGTTTAAGACTAAAGAGGGAACGGTTTATGAAGGTGTTTACGAAGAAAATTTTGATGATCCCAAAAAAGCAGATGATTTTGGAAATGTTTTAAAAAATAAAGTAGGTAAGATAAATAATTATAATGTTGAAAACAAGAATAATTATTCTCCACCTTTATTTGACCAAACATCACTTGCTATTTATATGGCTAAAATTGCAAGTTTAGATCCTGATAAAACACTAGATGCCACTCAAAGTTTATATGAAAGTGGACATACCACTTATCCAAGAACTGCAAGTAACTACATTACAAAGAGTAAGGCTGATGATTTTGCAGAAATGTACTCTAAAATTGCATCAATAAATCCTTTTGCTAAAAAACATAGTTTTAATAAAAATAATAAGAGAATTGTTGATGATAGCAAGGTAAGTTCTCACCCTGCTATTATTCCTACAGCAGAACTTCCACTTTTGTCCCGATTATCATTTGATGAAAAGATGGTGTATGAAGAAATAGTTAAAAGAGCGATTTCTGTAAATTTTCCTGCTGCTACAGATAGACATCAAACAATTCTCACTGGAATAGATGGATTTTTGTTTAAATCTACTGGCAAAAAAGAAATAGAGCAAGGATGGAGAGAAGTATATTCAATTATCACGAATGATACTTCACTTCCAGAAGTTAAAAACAATGAGGAAGTGTCTATCATAGGCATTGAAAAGAAAGAAGTTAAAACCCAACCACCTAAAAGATATACAATTGCTACAATCATAGAATTTATGGAGAGTTGCGGTAGAAAAATTAAAGATGAAGATATGAGACAACTTATGAAAGAAAAAGGTATAGGCACCGGTGCTACGAGAGCAAATATCTTGAAAGGCTTGCAAGATCATGGATATGCAACTACTAAAGGTAAATCTAAAACTTTATATCCAACTGAAAAAGGTGAAAGATTAATAAATATCTTACCTGTTGATGAACTTAAAAATGCTGAATTTACTGGAGAAATGGAGTTTAAATTAAGTAAAGTAGAAAAGGGACAAGTATCTAAAGATGAATACATGAAAGATGTTGTGGCTCTTTATAATACTTCTATTTCTAAATTAAAGAAAACAGATGCAAAAATTGTTACAAAATCAAATGGCTCGGTGGGAAAATGTCCTTTATGCGAAAGTGATATTGTTAAAAGAAAAGGTAAGTTTGGGGATTTTTATGGATGTACTGGATGGAATAATGGTTGTAAATTTACTATAAATAAAGTTTGTGGAAAATTACTGACTGAAAATCAAGCATCTATACTTCTTGAAAAAGGTGAAACTGCTAGAGTTAGTGGTTTAAAGAAAAAAGACGGAAGTAAACTTCCTTCCGCTAAGTTTGTGCTAAATAAGCAAACTGGAGAAGTAACACTGGATTTTAATTAA